Genomic window (Halorientalis sp. LT38):
GACATCGCCAGGTACGACTTCACCGTGTCCGGCGACGTCGAGCGTGACGAGAGCCGGTCGGAGGTCTACGACAGCGGTCTGCCCTGGGACCTGATGGAAGACCGGGTCCTCGAGAGTCGCGTGGTCGGGATCGTCGGGAACGGCACGGACGCCTACCGGTTCACCGGACAGCTGACGGACATCTCGGTGGTCGGACAGGCCGACTTCACCGTCATCGGCGAGTAACACGGACTCCAGCCCGCGTCGTGTGCCGGATCTGCGCCGGTCACTGCGCGCTCGCGGGCTGTGGATCCGACTCGTAGACGTCGAGGAGGTTCCTGGTGAGGCGCTCCCAGGTGTAGTCCGACGCACAGGCTTCGCGGTTCCTGCGAGCCATGGCTTCGGTGCGTTCGGGGTCGCGGATCAGCGTCGCGAGCGCCGAGACCAGCGCCTCCTCGTCGCCGGGCTCGACGAGGAGGCCGTTGTCCTCGTCGATCACCTCCGGAATCGCGCCGACGGCGGTCGAGACGATGGCGTTCCCGCTCGCCATCCCCTCGAGCATGGCGATCGGGAGCCCCTCCGCGTAGGTCGGGAGGACGAACACGGACCCCTTCGCCAGGAGCTCGCGTTTTCGCTCCTCGGAGACGTACCCGTGATAGGTGACGTAGTCACGGTCCGCGACGAACGCCTGCACCTCCGCTGCGAGCGGGCCGTCCCCCGCGATGTCGACCCGGAACGGTCGTTCGACCGTGCGTTCGAGTTCGTCGAGCGCGTCGAGGAGTTCCGAGACGCCCTTCCGCGGGACCAGGTTCGAGACGAAGACGAGCCGCACGGGATCGGCCGTGAACTGCGGGTCGTAGGCGTCGAGCGTGATCGCGTTCGGCACGACGTGGATGTCGGCCTCCGTGACGTGTTTCGAGACGACCTCGCGCCAGGAGTCCGAGAGGACGATGACGTCGTCGACGGCCCCAAAGACCGCTCGCTGTAACAGCGAGACGAGTACCGAATCGGTCTCGAGGAACTCGTCGAAGGTCGAGCCGTGAACGTGGAGGATCACCTTCGAGCCCCAGACGTACTTCGCGAAGAGGACGAAGAAGGCGGATCTGTAGAACGAGAACCGGATCGCGGTGTGGACGTGGACGACCTCCGGCGGATCCTGGAACGGAAAGAGCGCGAGCACTCGCAGCGTCCGGAACAGCCCCCGAAGGATCCGGGCGAGTCCGCTCCCGGGGGGCGTCGAGTACCGCTCGTGAACCCG
Coding sequences:
- a CDS encoding glycosyltransferase family 4 protein, which codes for MITDGVLIVGPTGTGGMAQFIDKQREHLRDHVPVRVHERYSTPPGSGLARILRGLFRTLRVLALFPFQDPPEVVHVHTAIRFSFYRSAFFVLFAKYVWGSKVILHVHGSTFDEFLETDSVLVSLLQRAVFGAVDDVIVLSDSWREVVSKHVTEADIHVVPNAITLDAYDPQFTADPVRLVFVSNLVPRKGVSELLDALDELERTVERPFRVDIAGDGPLAAEVQAFVADRDYVTYHGYVSEERKRELLAKGSVFVLPTYAEGLPIAMLEGMASGNAIVSTAVGAIPEVIDEDNGLLVEPGDEEALVSALATLIRDPERTEAMARRNREACASDYTWERLTRNLLDVYESDPQPASAQ